The Granulicella sp. 5B5 nucleotide sequence CTGCCCTGCGCGAACGCAAGGTCGCCGACGAGGCTCGATGCCAGAAATGCACCCGTAGTCTTCAAGAACTCCCTCTTGTTCATCGTAATCTCCGCGACCGCGATGGCCACTGCTTGGCGGTCGGGGAAGTGTAAACGATTCGCGCGCACGCTTGTCATCGTCGCTGGCGGACCGGCCTCGCCTGCTGCACAATGGAACCGTGACCACCGCGAAGAAATCGCCCGACGCCACCTCCCTGCCCCGCTGCACCTGGGCCCAAAACGACCCCATGATGCGCCACTACCATGACGCCGAGTGGGGCGTGCCCGAGCACGACAGCCGCGCGCTATGGGAACTGTTGATGCTCGAAGGCTTTCAGGCCGGGCTCTCTTGGTCCATCATCCTGCGCAAGCGCGAGGGCTTTCGCAAAGCGTTCAAAGGATTCGACCCAAAGAAAGTCGCGCGCTTCACCGAGGCAGACATCGAGCGCCTGATGCAGGACGAGGGCATCGTCCGCGCCCGCGCCAAGATCGTAGCCACCATCGCCGGCGCGCGGATCTACCTCGCCATGCAGAAGGCCGACGAAGACTTCGCCGATTATGTCTGGAGCTTCACCAAGGGCAAGTCCGTGCACGACTCCTGGGACCAGACCGGCCCCATCCCCGCCAAAACTCCGCTTGCCGAGATCGTCTCCAAAGACCTGAAGAAGCGTGGCTTCAAGTTCTGCGGCCCGGTCATCGTCTACTCCTGGCTGCAGGCAGCGGGCATCGTCAACGACCACGCAACAGCGTGCTTTCGCCGCAAGGCCGTCAAGCGCAGCCCGCTCTAGCTGCCCACATAGGGGTTCGGCGTACCCGGCGTTCCGACGGGGGGCGGCGGCGGATTCTCCGGCCGCTCCGGCAACACAACGCGTGGCGCGTCGACACCGTGCATGGGAATCTGCCCGCCGCGAAGCCCGGCAAGAATCTGCGTCTGGAAGTCATTCGATGCACCCGGGTTGTTGGGCAGGAAGAGCGTATTGGTTCCCCCACGCGTTCCGATATCGCGCAGCGTGTCGAAGTACTGCGTCAGCAGCACCAGCGCCATAACCTCGCCGGCAGAGGTGTTCGGAACGCCCTGCTGGAAGTGCTCGATCGAGGCGGAGAGGCCGTCGATGATCGCCTGCCGCTCGCGCGCGATACCGTTGCCCTGCAGCGCCTTCGACTCCGCTTCGGCCTCAGCCTGCTTTACCTTCAGGATCTTCTCTGCCTCGCCGCGCGCCTGCGCCGCAACCTGCGCGCGCTGCGCCGCGTTGATGTCGTTCATCGCGGTCTTCACCTTGATGTCCGGGATGATGTCCGTCACCAGCGCGGTAAGAATGTTGAAGCCGAACCCGCTCATGATCTGGTCCAGCTCGTTCTTCACCGCCACTGAAATCCCCGACTGCTGCTCGAACGTCTCATCCAGCGTCAGCTTCGGCACATGCCCCAGGATCGAGTTGAACACGAAGCTCTCAATCTGCTTCTGCGGGCTCGACAGCTTGTAAAACGCATCGGCAATCTTGTCATCCAGCACCTGGTATTGCACGCTCACCGGGATCTGAACGAACACGTTGTCGTGCGTCTTGGTCTCCACCGAGAACTGCGCCTGCTTCACCATCAGGTCGACAAAGTACACGCGCTCGGCGAATGGCATCAGCAGATGCAGCCCCGGCCGCGTGATGCGAACGAACTTGCCAAAGCGTTCCACCACACCCGCTGTAGCGGTGCGCACGGTATAGTACGTCTTCGCAATCAGAATCAGAACAAACAGCGCAGCGACAAGCAGCAACAACAAAACCGGCGTCATAGATGCGTCTCCAATACGAGCCTAAGCATATACCGCCGCCGCGCACGGCCTGCATGAATTCGAGAAATCTCGCTAACCGCACACGCACTGCTGCTCATCTGCGCCAAAATCATTGATAGCAACGTCTCCCAAGTACAGCCTACACAGGAGCCCTCCATGCAGCGTCTCAGCCGTCTCGCGCAAGCCAGCTTCGCCGTCTCTCTCTGCCTCGCCGCCCCGCTCCTCGCGCAGACGCCCTCGCAGCCCACGCCGCCCGTCTCGCTCCCCGCAAATCTCCCTGTACTCTCCGCAGCCGAGCAGGCGCGGCTCGACCCGCTGCTCATGGAAATCGACATCCCGCGCCTTCGCGCGCTCTACGCCGCGCACAAGCTCACCGTCACGCAGGTCACGCGCTGGTACATCACCCGCATCGCGCGTTACGACGGCATCTATCGCGACGTGCAGACCGTCGACGCCACCGGCGCGCTCGCCATCGCCAAACACGAAGACGCCAACCACTCCACCCCGCATGGCCCGCTCTGGGGCGTCCCCATGGTCATCAAAGCCAACACCGCCATCCAGGGCCTCCCCGACACCGACGGCTGGGCCGGCTTCGCCATCCCCGGCCATGAGTTCATCGCGCCCCGCGATGCCACCGTCGTCGCCCGCCTCCGTGCCGCAGGAGTCGTTATTCTCGGCATCACCAACATGCCCGACTTTGCCGCCAGCGACACCAACCGCTCCACCGCCTTTGGCCGCACCGGCAACGCGTATGACGTCCGCTTTTCTCCCGGCGGCTCCTCCGGGGGCACCGTCACGGCAGTCACCTCGAACGAAGCCGTGCTTGGCACCGGCACCGATACTGCCAACTCCATCCGCATGCCGTCGGGCACCAGCTCCGTCGTCGGCCTGCTGCCCACGCGCGGCCTCACCTCCATCGCCGGCATCGCGCCGCTCGACTGGCTCCGCGACAACACCGGCCCCATCTCCCGCAACGTCACCGACGTCGCCATAGCCCTCGGTGTGATGGCCGGTGAAGACCCGCTCGACTTCCGCACAGAAGGCTCCGCGCAGAAAGCCCAACCCGGTCCCTACACGCAGTACCTCAAGAAGGACGCGCTCAAAGGCAAACGTTTCGGCGTCCCCGCCTTCATCCTCGCCACAGCTACCAGCGACTACCGTGGCCGCTCCAACGGCATGCAGCCCGAGACACGCGCCATGCTGATGCAGACACTCGACCAGCTCCGCGCCGCCGGCGCCACCATCGTCATCGACGACAACCTGCTGCCTGCATCCTTCCTCGAGCTCATCCGCAAGGTCGACACACAGCCCTATCGCAAGGACGGAGCCGACCAGTGGCTCGCCGCCTTCGGCCCCGCCGAATACCACACCGGCGCCGAGTACGAAAAAGCCACCGGCCAGCCCATGCCGCCCGTCTTCACCGGCGCGCCGCGCAGGCCGTCACCTGACACGCCTCCACAGACCGTCCTCAAGACTGACCCCAACGCCGACAAAAACTTCTTCGGCCCGCAGCGCGAAGCCCTCGCCGCCTACAACGACACCCTCACAAAGTTCCACCTCGACGGCCTCGTCTACCCCAGCGCCCAGATGCCTCCGCCCGACGAGACCATGCCGCAAAACGGCCAGCTCTCCGGCGGCCCACACTCCGCCACCGGCTGGGTCAACAGTATCGGCATCCCGGCCATCGTGGTGCCCGCAGGCTACTATCCCAACGGCCTGCCCTTCGGCCTCGAAATCGACACACGCCAGTGGCACGACGGCGACCTGCTCGGCTACGCGTATGCCTATGAGCAGGCCACCCACCTCCGCAAACCACCCGTGCTTGTAGAAAAGGGCCTGCTGCCGATCCCGCAGTAGACCCTTCCCTTCAACACAAACA carries:
- a CDS encoding DNA-3-methyladenine glycosylase I, encoding MTTAKKSPDATSLPRCTWAQNDPMMRHYHDAEWGVPEHDSRALWELLMLEGFQAGLSWSIILRKREGFRKAFKGFDPKKVARFTEADIERLMQDEGIVRARAKIVATIAGARIYLAMQKADEDFADYVWSFTKGKSVHDSWDQTGPIPAKTPLAEIVSKDLKKRGFKFCGPVIVYSWLQAAGIVNDHATACFRRKAVKRSPL
- a CDS encoding SPFH domain-containing protein, which produces MTPVLLLLLVAALFVLILIAKTYYTVRTATAGVVERFGKFVRITRPGLHLLMPFAERVYFVDLMVKQAQFSVETKTHDNVFVQIPVSVQYQVLDDKIADAFYKLSSPQKQIESFVFNSILGHVPKLTLDETFEQQSGISVAVKNELDQIMSGFGFNILTALVTDIIPDIKVKTAMNDINAAQRAQVAAQARGEAEKILKVKQAEAEAESKALQGNGIARERQAIIDGLSASIEHFQQGVPNTSAGEVMALVLLTQYFDTLRDIGTRGGTNTLFLPNNPGASNDFQTQILAGLRGGQIPMHGVDAPRVVLPERPENPPPPPVGTPGTPNPYVGS
- a CDS encoding amidase — protein: MQRLSRLAQASFAVSLCLAAPLLAQTPSQPTPPVSLPANLPVLSAAEQARLDPLLMEIDIPRLRALYAAHKLTVTQVTRWYITRIARYDGIYRDVQTVDATGALAIAKHEDANHSTPHGPLWGVPMVIKANTAIQGLPDTDGWAGFAIPGHEFIAPRDATVVARLRAAGVVILGITNMPDFAASDTNRSTAFGRTGNAYDVRFSPGGSSGGTVTAVTSNEAVLGTGTDTANSIRMPSGTSSVVGLLPTRGLTSIAGIAPLDWLRDNTGPISRNVTDVAIALGVMAGEDPLDFRTEGSAQKAQPGPYTQYLKKDALKGKRFGVPAFILATATSDYRGRSNGMQPETRAMLMQTLDQLRAAGATIVIDDNLLPASFLELIRKVDTQPYRKDGADQWLAAFGPAEYHTGAEYEKATGQPMPPVFTGAPRRPSPDTPPQTVLKTDPNADKNFFGPQREALAAYNDTLTKFHLDGLVYPSAQMPPPDETMPQNGQLSGGPHSATGWVNSIGIPAIVVPAGYYPNGLPFGLEIDTRQWHDGDLLGYAYAYEQATHLRKPPVLVEKGLLPIPQ